One segment of Gammaproteobacteria bacterium DNA contains the following:
- a CDS encoding outer membrane protein assembly factor gives MIAIITLFIRCPRRLFHVGPPLVSLCLLLSAGLLYAQQMAPEPSSDPASATATKSPATETGKLTVVIDGLEDDALRNNVLAFLDINRFAGKPAPEEIRLNWLYKQAEDEIRQALQPFGYFEPTIEASLTRTDSGGWEARYRIQPGRPMRITELDVQVLGEGAQDPPFQTLLANLPLTQGQVLDQPKYEQIKSVMESLATERGYFDARFTERAIRVDLQAYTATIRLHYDTGKRYRFGNITFKQDFLSPDLLSRYPSFKPGDPYNVNQLLKLQTDLSNTAYFSRVEVNAPPSAGTDIAPVDVDLESGKRHQYSVGIGYGTDTGFRGKLRTEDRRVNHLGHHYEAELGYSQIKSLIGFKYVIPGDSPVTDEYAITAGYVKQNDDNKDYQTYTIGGSLQMQDGKWLKNYSLGLQYDEYTIGNRPNTEESLLLIPGLSWTWIDADDRIYPSRGLLFGFTLQGATTALLSDTNFLQGTVKLRWIHALNNDNRLLARGTLGTTVVDNFEKLPPSLRFFTGGDATVRGYSYESIGPTDPDGAVVGGKNLLVASLEYEHRVWKEWGVAAFVDTGDAFDGASPNLKTGVGVGVRWRSPVGPMRIDFASGLDRPPGDAFRFSFSIGPDL, from the coding sequence GTGATCGCAATCATTACTCTTTTCATCCGCTGTCCAAGACGATTATTCCATGTCGGACCACCGCTCGTCAGTCTCTGTCTGCTCCTGTCAGCCGGACTGCTCTACGCGCAACAGATGGCTCCTGAACCTTCCAGTGACCCGGCAAGCGCCACGGCTACGAAATCTCCGGCGACTGAGACGGGTAAGTTGACTGTGGTTATTGATGGCCTGGAAGACGACGCATTACGCAACAATGTACTGGCCTTTCTGGACATCAATCGTTTTGCTGGTAAACCTGCACCGGAGGAAATCCGGCTCAACTGGCTGTATAAACAGGCCGAGGACGAAATCCGCCAAGCGTTGCAACCCTTTGGCTATTTTGAACCTACCATCGAGGCATCGCTGACGCGGACTGACAGCGGCGGTTGGGAAGCGCGCTATCGCATTCAACCAGGGCGACCCATGCGCATCACCGAGCTAGACGTGCAAGTGTTGGGCGAAGGCGCACAGGATCCGCCCTTTCAAACCCTGCTGGCCAATCTGCCGCTGACTCAGGGTCAAGTGCTCGATCAACCCAAATATGAGCAGATCAAGAGTGTTATGGAGTCCCTGGCCACCGAACGCGGCTACTTTGACGCCCGCTTTACCGAGCGCGCCATTCGCGTGGATTTGCAAGCCTATACCGCAACGATTCGCCTGCATTACGATACCGGGAAACGTTACCGTTTCGGTAATATCACTTTTAAACAGGATTTTCTGTCGCCCGATCTGCTCTCGCGCTACCCCAGCTTCAAGCCGGGCGATCCCTACAATGTCAATCAGTTGCTGAAATTGCAAACCGACTTGAGCAACACCGCCTATTTCAGCCGGGTCGAGGTCAATGCGCCGCCCTCCGCTGGAACCGATATCGCACCGGTGGATGTGGATCTGGAGTCTGGCAAACGCCATCAGTACAGCGTCGGCATCGGTTACGGCACGGACACTGGTTTCCGGGGCAAGCTGCGGACCGAGGATCGCCGGGTCAATCACCTCGGCCATCATTACGAAGCCGAACTGGGTTATTCGCAAATTAAATCGCTCATCGGATTCAAATATGTGATTCCCGGCGACAGCCCCGTTACCGATGAATATGCAATCACTGCCGGCTACGTTAAGCAAAACGACGACAACAAGGATTATCAAACCTATACAATTGGCGGCAGCCTGCAAATGCAAGATGGCAAATGGTTGAAGAACTATAGCCTGGGCTTGCAATACGATGAATACACGATCGGCAACCGACCGAACACTGAGGAATCGCTGCTGTTAATTCCGGGTTTGAGCTGGACCTGGATCGATGCTGATGATCGCATCTATCCCAGTCGTGGCCTGCTGTTCGGTTTCACGTTGCAAGGCGCCACAACCGCATTACTGTCCGACACCAACTTTTTGCAAGGCACCGTGAAGCTGCGCTGGATCCATGCCCTGAATAACGATAATCGGCTCTTGGCGCGCGGTACTCTGGGGACGACGGTCGTTGACAATTTTGAAAAGCTGCCTCCTTCCCTGCGTTTCTTTACCGGCGGCGACGCGACAGTGCGCGGTTATTCCTATGAAAGCATCGGCCCCACAGACCCGGACGGCGCGGTAGTCGGCGGCAAAAATCTGCTTGTCGCCAGCCTGGAATATGAACATCGGGTTTGGAAGGAATGGGGCGTAGCGGCTTTTGTCGATACCGGCGACGCCTTCGATGGCGCATCTCCCAACTTGAAAACCGGCGTTGGGGTCGGGGTGCGCTGGCGCTCGCCGGTCGGCCCGATGCGCATCGACTTTGCTTCCGGCCTGGATCGCCCGCCTGGCGATGCGTTCCGTTTCTCCTTCAGCATTGGACCTGACCTGTGA
- the cysM gene encoding cysteine synthase CysM: MPNHVDSTLESFVGNTPLVRLQRLPGRTTNRIFGKLEGNNPAGSVKDRPALSMIRQAEARGDLQPGETLIEATSGNTGIALAMIAAMKGYRMVLIMPENQSAERRAAMKAYGAELILVSKEEGMEGARDLAMRMQQEGQGRVLDQFANPDNPLAHYQTTGPEIWRDTHGQITHFVSAMGTTGTIMGVSRYLKEQNPAVQIIGVQPTEGSSIAGIRRWPPEYLPKIFDPARVDRLMDVSQAEAEEGTRRLAQEEGICCGVSAGGAMAVALRLSASVENAVIVTIICDRGDRYLSTGLFAG, from the coding sequence ATGCCAAATCATGTTGATTCTACTCTTGAATCCTTCGTCGGCAATACGCCCTTGGTGCGTCTGCAGCGCCTGCCGGGGCGAACGACCAACCGGATTTTTGGCAAGTTGGAGGGTAACAACCCAGCGGGTTCGGTCAAGGATCGTCCGGCGTTAAGCATGATCCGCCAGGCCGAGGCGCGCGGCGATCTGCAACCGGGCGAAACCCTGATCGAAGCGACCAGCGGCAATACCGGTATCGCCTTGGCGATGATCGCGGCGATGAAGGGCTATCGGATGGTGCTGATCATGCCGGAAAATCAGAGCGCCGAGCGTCGCGCGGCGATGAAGGCGTATGGCGCTGAATTGATTCTGGTCAGCAAGGAAGAAGGCATGGAAGGCGCGCGGGATTTAGCGATGCGGATGCAACAGGAAGGGCAGGGACGGGTGCTGGATCAATTCGCCAATCCCGACAATCCGCTGGCGCATTATCAGACCACTGGCCCGGAAATCTGGCGCGATACTCACGGTCAGATCACACATTTTGTCAGCGCGATGGGGACCACCGGGACGATCATGGGCGTATCGCGCTATCTCAAGGAACAAAATCCTGCGGTGCAAATTATCGGCGTACAGCCGACCGAGGGTTCCTCCATCGCCGGTATCCGCCGCTGGCCGCCGGAATATCTGCCGAAAATTTTTGATCCGGCGCGGGTCGATCGCCTCATGGATGTCAGTCAGGCCGAGGCTGAGGAGGGAACCCGCCGCCTCGCCCAGGAAGAAGGAATTTGCTGCGGGGTGTCGGCAGGCGGGGCAATGGCGGTGGCGTTGCGCTTGTCGGCGAGCGTGGAGAACGCGGTGATCGTGACCATCATTTGCGACCGGGGCGACCGCTATTTGTCCACAGGATTGTTTGCGGGTTGA